In one window of Phycisphaerae bacterium DNA:
- a CDS encoding SLBB domain-containing protein translates to MRRKTTQTRVGFILGLFCTALATGCGESSTPEEVTRFQQAGPVQPPVDEDRVVNAKLPSGPYRPVAGDVLEVVMPAVLQEARSSYQPTIELTRPESHLCRVGDDGKITLPIIGELDVRARSLPEIEALATKAYYPKYVKERPSIVAKVQTYRTARVSVVGAINLPGVYELQSQEMSLVALLMKAGGIDLKGSTGAATGGASVVRIKRMGNPALAASAAPQTQPAGLPVRAPDSLSPPGQAGVMTVVLPVRGLNIPFADVPLVEGDMIEIEGLKPEVFTVIGLVNKAGAFPYPPGTQFSLLQALSFAAGLNDIADPQYAKIYRQDADGSIVEASFKVKGSALTSASNVMIKPGDVIAVEHTPATRFNLILAEVFKINAGVNLQATYYYWNPYDYDTGRTSLRQSLLQDVINNRPTLLNLGQ, encoded by the coding sequence ATGAGAAGGAAGACAACTCAGACGCGAGTGGGGTTCATCCTGGGGTTATTCTGCACAGCCCTGGCCACGGGCTGTGGGGAGTCTTCCACGCCTGAGGAGGTTACTCGCTTTCAACAGGCCGGCCCGGTGCAGCCGCCGGTCGATGAGGACCGGGTGGTCAATGCCAAGCTGCCGTCCGGGCCCTACCGGCCGGTGGCGGGCGACGTTCTGGAAGTGGTCATGCCTGCGGTGCTTCAGGAGGCTCGATCCAGCTACCAGCCCACCATCGAGTTGACCCGTCCGGAATCTCATCTCTGCCGGGTGGGCGACGACGGCAAGATCACCTTGCCCATCATCGGCGAGCTGGATGTCAGGGCTCGGAGCCTGCCGGAGATCGAGGCCCTGGCCACCAAGGCCTACTACCCGAAGTACGTCAAAGAACGGCCGAGCATCGTGGCCAAGGTTCAGACCTACCGTACGGCCCGCGTTTCTGTTGTCGGGGCGATCAACCTGCCCGGTGTCTACGAGCTGCAAAGCCAGGAGATGTCCCTGGTCGCCCTGCTGATGAAAGCCGGGGGGATTGATCTGAAGGGTTCGACCGGCGCCGCGACGGGCGGGGCCAGCGTGGTGCGGATCAAGCGGATGGGCAACCCGGCCCTGGCCGCATCTGCCGCACCCCAGACCCAACCGGCCGGTCTGCCAGTTCGTGCTCCGGATTCCCTGTCTCCCCCGGGACAAGCCGGGGTGATGACCGTGGTACTGCCCGTCCGCGGGCTCAACATTCCGTTTGCGGATGTGCCCCTGGTGGAGGGCGACATGATCGAGATCGAAGGCCTCAAGCCCGAGGTCTTCACCGTGATCGGCTTGGTCAACAAGGCCGGGGCGTTTCCTTACCCGCCGGGCACGCAGTTCAGCCTGCTCCAGGCCCTTTCGTTTGCGGCGGGCCTGAACGACATCGCCGACCCCCAGTACGCCAAGATCTACCGCCAGGACGCCGATGGGAGCATTGTCGAAGCCTCGTTCAAGGTGAAGGGCAGCGCCCTGACCAGCGCCTCCAATGTCATGATCAAGCCGGGCGACGTCATCGCCGTGGAGCACACGCCGGCCACCCGATTCAACTTGATACTGGCCGAGGTATTCAAGATCAACGCCGGCGTGAACCTGCAGGCAACGTATTACTACTGGAATCCGTATGATTACGATACCGGTAGAACCAGTCTTCGTCAGAGCCTTCTCCAGGATGTGATTAACAACCGGCCCACGCTCCTGAACCTGGGGCAGTAG
- a CDS encoding formylglycine-generating enzyme family protein, which translates to FVQTLSGRVGRTIDLPTESQWEYACRGGTSTFYSFGNSSDQLANHAWFWDNADSQTHAVGGRLANPYGLFDMYGNVWEWCQDVWHETYAGAPTDGSAWLSGDDTTLRVARGGSWGHEAVDCSSPSRDRGTATHPSYLIGFRVASGS; encoded by the coding sequence CTTCGTCCAGACCCTTTCTGGGCGGGTGGGCCGCACCATCGATTTGCCCACCGAGTCCCAGTGGGAGTACGCCTGCCGGGGGGGCACCAGTACCTTCTATTCCTTCGGTAATTCCTCCGATCAGCTGGCAAATCATGCCTGGTTTTGGGATAATGCAGATTCGCAGACTCACGCCGTCGGCGGCCGGCTGGCCAATCCCTACGGCCTGTTCGACATGTACGGCAATGTATGGGAGTGGTGCCAGGACGTCTGGCATGAGACCTACGCCGGTGCTCCGACCGATGGCAGCGCCTGGCTCAGCGGTGATGACACGACCCTGCGGGTCGCCCGCGGCGGTTCGTGGGGTCATGAGGCCGTGGATTGCAGCTCGCCGTCGCGCGACCGGGGCACGGCCACCCATCCCAGTTACCTCATCGGTTTCCGGGTGGCCTCGGGTTCGTGA